One genomic segment of bacterium includes these proteins:
- a CDS encoding aspartate carbamoyltransferase catalytic subunit, with product MRIKRKDLLGLEDLTREEIEIILETAISMREILERPIKKVPTLKGKTVVNMFFEPSTRTQSSFDLAAKRLSADTVSVSTKGSAVQKGESLLDTLLNIDAMKADAFIIRHWASGAPHFLARHTKAAVINAGDGTHEHPTQALLDMLTMQDRFGKIEGLNVLIVGDILHSRVARSNIFGLRKLGANVTLAGPPPLLPEYFKEFGVEICYDIDEAVKGKDVIMALRIQRERLEEAYFPTIREYRMYFGITRERLKRASKNAVIMHPGPVNWGVELDFDLLQERESLILDQVTNGVAIRMAVLYLFIRGEKVHEEKAL from the coding sequence ATGCGAATAAAGAGAAAAGATCTTCTGGGTCTTGAAGACCTTACAAGGGAAGAGATTGAGATTATCCTTGAAACTGCAATATCTATGAGAGAAATTCTGGAACGGCCTATTAAGAAAGTTCCTACACTAAAAGGGAAAACCGTTGTGAATATGTTTTTCGAGCCATCTACCAGGACTCAGTCCTCCTTTGATCTTGCAGCTAAGAGACTTTCTGCTGATACCGTGAGCGTTTCCACGAAGGGTTCAGCGGTTCAAAAAGGTGAATCTCTTCTGGATACCCTGTTGAATATCGATGCTATGAAAGCTGATGCTTTTATCATTCGACATTGGGCCTCTGGAGCTCCCCATTTTCTGGCAAGACACACAAAAGCAGCGGTGATAAATGCAGGTGACGGAACGCACGAACACCCTACTCAGGCTCTTCTCGATATGCTGACGATGCAGGACAGGTTTGGCAAAATTGAAGGCCTGAATGTCTTAATTGTAGGTGATATTCTTCATTCAAGGGTTGCTCGATCCAATATTTTCGGACTTAGAAAATTGGGTGCCAATGTGACCTTAGCTGGTCCTCCTCCGCTTTTGCCTGAGTACTTTAAAGAATTTGGTGTTGAGATTTGCTACGATATTGATGAGGCAGTAAAGGGTAAAGACGTTATTATGGCTCTTAGGATCCAGAGGGAAAGATTAGAAGAAGCTTATTTCCCAACTATTCGTGAGTACAGAATGTATTTTGGTATAACCAGAGAAAGGTTAAAAAGAGCCAGTAAAAATGCTGTAATCATGCACCCTGGGCCTGTAAACTGGGGGGTAGAGCTGGACTTTGATCTTCTTCAAGAAAGGGAGTCTTTGATTTTAGACCAGGTTACCAACGGTGTTGCAATAAGGATGGCAGTTTTGTATCTTTTTATACGAGGAGAAAAAGTCCATGAGGAAAAAGCTCTTTAA